The Anaerolineae bacterium genome contains a region encoding:
- the fliD gene encoding flagellar filament capping protein FliD, with product MFGISGPSSSSVLSADYLNALVTQAMRYHQRSYDLLKAQRDQLHTMRSLYTELQGLLNTLRNQAEDLAAGVTSAFGAKRATSSNTSVVTASATSSATLGVYEIAIATLAKAHRVRSEQQLYTNQALGLAGTFVIGGLQSRAVSSKVTVANTVDDFGVGSALASGQRELGSGTYYVEVRDNIGSWEFRLVDEDGTAISIANVTNAGNFTSEWQSLSAVAGQTYDTGRGLTIFFGSGSYTPGLRGSGAASVRYDAKGVEISVTSSSTLADIASAINNGTYAIGNEVVATIVDRQLILTAANTGTRHRIVASDLTGTVLSGTGSSGLGILGDGGSGDVDPTDGFRFTLQQAVNTSMKVNGINITRQARTGLTDVISGVTLNLLAEGAEAKAALTVAADTTTVTNKITEFITQFNKVTAYLKSKSDVTQTVSGTYTRGGLAGESTLYRLRLDLLSDLNRPIPLDSETSVSVGDPTSLREIGITIDSNLHLVISDSGKLNSALTSNFHGVARLFNVLMDRLVTRLEPYTRTVGGIMDRLIQGVDGQIKDLDGSLKAMQERMQLQEAYLRRQYTALFGQIYAASAGQSLLGGIFLSGMLFNRAI from the coding sequence ATGTTCGGCATCTCAGGGCCGTCCTCTTCGTCCGTCCTCAGCGCCGATTACCTGAACGCGCTGGTCACCCAGGCCATGCGATACCACCAACGCAGCTACGACTTGCTCAAGGCGCAACGGGATCAGCTTCATACGATGCGATCCCTCTACACCGAGCTGCAGGGACTGCTCAACACCTTACGGAATCAGGCAGAGGATCTGGCCGCCGGCGTCACTTCCGCATTTGGCGCCAAGCGCGCGACGAGCAGCAATACGAGCGTAGTCACGGCCTCGGCAACCTCCAGCGCCACGCTGGGCGTGTACGAAATCGCTATCGCCACGCTGGCCAAAGCCCATCGCGTCCGTTCCGAACAACAGCTTTACACCAATCAAGCTTTGGGCCTAGCTGGCACCTTCGTAATTGGCGGGCTGCAAAGCCGGGCCGTCTCTAGCAAGGTCACCGTCGCTAACACGGTGGACGACTTCGGCGTCGGCTCCGCGCTGGCCAGCGGTCAACGTGAGCTAGGAAGTGGCACCTATTACGTGGAAGTGCGCGACAACATTGGAAGCTGGGAGTTCCGTCTGGTAGACGAGGACGGAACTGCCATTAGCATTGCCAACGTAACCAACGCTGGCAACTTCACATCAGAGTGGCAGAGCCTCTCCGCCGTAGCCGGGCAGACCTATGACACCGGCCGCGGCCTCACCATCTTCTTCGGCTCCGGAAGCTATACGCCCGGCCTGCGCGGCAGCGGCGCGGCCAGTGTCCGTTACGACGCCAAGGGCGTTGAGATCTCCGTCACCAGTAGTAGCACCTTGGCTGACATCGCCAGTGCCATCAACAACGGCACCTATGCCATAGGAAACGAGGTGGTGGCAACCATCGTAGATCGGCAGTTGATCCTGACCGCCGCCAACACCGGCACGCGCCATCGGATTGTGGCCAGCGACCTCACAGGCACCGTGCTCTCGGGTACTGGCAGCAGCGGGCTGGGCATCCTAGGCGATGGTGGCTCGGGTGATGTAGACCCAACCGATGGGTTCAGGTTCACCCTGCAGCAAGCCGTCAACACCAGCATGAAGGTCAACGGGATCAACATCACCCGCCAGGCCCGCACCGGGCTGACCGATGTCATTAGCGGGGTGACCCTGAATCTGCTGGCGGAAGGAGCTGAGGCCAAAGCCGCGCTCACCGTTGCGGCTGACACGACGACTGTGACCAACAAGATCACCGAGTTCATTACCCAATTCAACAAGGTGACCGCCTATCTAAAGTCGAAAAGCGACGTGACCCAGACCGTGAGTGGCACCTATACTCGCGGCGGGCTGGCTGGCGAGTCCACGCTGTATCGGCTGCGCCTCGATCTGCTCAGCGACCTGAACCGTCCGATCCCCCTCGACAGCGAGACCTCTGTGTCGGTGGGCGATCCGACCTCGCTCCGTGAGATCGGCATCACAATAGACAGCAATCTCCATCTGGTCATCAGCGACAGTGGAAAGCTCAACTCGGCTTTGACGTCTAACTTCCATGGCGTTGCTCGGCTGTTTAACGTACTGATGGATCGGCTCGTAACGCGGCTGGAACCGTACACCCGCACCGTAGGCGGTATTATGGACCGGTTGATTCAAGGCGTAGATGGCCAGATTAAAGATCTCGATGGCAGCTTGAAGGCCATGCAAGAGCGGATGCAGTTGCAGGAAGCATATCTCCGCAGGCAATATACAGCGCTGTTTGGCCAGATCTACGCCGCTAGCGCTGGCCAATCCCTCTTGGGAGGCATATTCTTGAGCGGCATGCTGTTCAATCGAGCGATATGA
- a CDS encoding flagellar protein FliS, protein MNSPLVLRHYRQNQILSATPLQLVLMVYDVAIVGCARRDLAKTTRALNTLIKALDMRQGDIPMRLYRLYQYCADQARQGDFDQAAHILRELASVWVRCLVEQGPSLRQAHTA, encoded by the coding sequence ATGAACTCACCGCTTGTACTGCGTCACTATCGCCAGAACCAGATCCTCTCGGCTACCCCTCTGCAACTGGTCCTCATGGTCTACGACGTCGCTATCGTCGGATGCGCACGGCGTGACCTGGCCAAGACCACGCGGGCGCTGAATACTTTAATCAAGGCACTGGACATGCGGCAAGGTGATATCCCTATGCGATTATACCGGCTGTACCAGTACTGCGCAGATCAAGCCCGGCAGGGGGACTTCGATCAGGCGGCACATATCCTGCGCGAGCTCGCCAGCGTCTGGGTACGATGCCTGGTGGAGCAAGGCCCATCTCTGAGGCAGGCCCATACTGCGTAA
- a CDS encoding flagellin produces the protein MATIDFTRINTNVAALNALNTLREVNKNLALAQTRLSTGRRINEAADDPAGLTLATKFDVRATGMQVAIDNIGDAKNLLAVAEGGLRKINEILAKMRAKAEAAASDTLGDAERAAIADDLEQFALEIDDIVRTTTWNSQQLISSTVTWDFHTGAASSDFTTWSLNYGHNSADLGIDTITVGSAASARAYIDLLDTAIASVSASLSNIGSMMARLTFKEDTLAIGKVNTEAAYNRIMNADMAVEQLNAVKFQILQQTAIAMLAQANIAPQAVLQLIGGR, from the coding sequence ATGGCTACGATTGATTTCACCAGGATCAACACCAATGTCGCAGCGCTTAACGCCCTCAACACGCTGCGGGAAGTGAACAAGAACCTGGCACTGGCCCAGACCCGGCTGTCCACGGGCCGACGCATTAATGAAGCAGCCGATGATCCAGCCGGCCTCACCTTAGCCACCAAGTTCGATGTACGGGCGACCGGCATGCAGGTGGCGATAGACAACATTGGCGATGCCAAGAACCTGCTGGCCGTGGCCGAGGGTGGCCTGCGCAAGATCAATGAGATTTTAGCCAAGATGCGGGCCAAGGCGGAGGCGGCTGCCAGCGATACCCTGGGCGACGCGGAGCGAGCCGCCATCGCAGATGACCTGGAGCAGTTCGCTCTGGAGATTGATGACATCGTTCGAACCACTACCTGGAATAGCCAGCAGCTCATCAGCAGCACGGTCACTTGGGATTTCCACACCGGTGCTGCTTCTAGCGACTTTACCACTTGGTCGCTCAACTACGGGCATAACAGTGCCGATCTCGGCATCGACACCATTACGGTTGGATCGGCGGCCAGCGCCCGCGCCTACATTGATCTTCTCGATACTGCCATCGCTAGCGTCTCCGCCTCCTTGTCCAACATCGGCTCCATGATGGCCCGCCTTACTTTCAAGGAGGACACGTTGGCTATCGGCAAGGTAAACACCGAGGCGGCCTATAACCGGATCATGAACGCTGACATGGCTGTGGAACAGTTGAACGCTGTCAAGTTCCAGATCCTGCAACAGACGGCCATCGCCATGTTGGCTCAGGCCAACATCGCACCGCAGGCTGTGCTGCAGCTCATTGGTGGCCGCTAA
- a CDS encoding ABC transporter ATP-binding protein — translation MSHIAVECIGVTKAFGDVRAVEGLDLTVLHGEILALLGPSGCGKTTVLRLIAGFEKPDMGRILIHGHPVTGPDVYLPPERRRVGMVFQNYALFPHLTVAENVAYGLDLGKRQSDHVREILALVGLSGLEERFPHELSGGQQQRVALARALAPKPEVLLLDEPFSNLDARQRIRVREEVWEILKTSQVTAVFVTHDQEEALFMGDRVAVMNRGRLEQVGTPEEVYQAPATRFIAEFFEPSVFLSAIVVSKGLQTELGVQPQPIPLPVGTRVEVLVRPDDLRLCPDPQGTARIVRCVFRGMDYLYYVLLPSGRVVPCLGPHTVRYDEGTPVRVELTPGHALTWFTDRGAKT, via the coding sequence ATGAGCCATATTGCAGTAGAATGTATAGGGGTGACCAAGGCCTTTGGCGATGTTCGGGCTGTCGAGGGGTTAGATCTGACGGTGTTGCACGGGGAGATCCTGGCCCTTCTCGGCCCCAGTGGATGCGGCAAGACCACCGTATTGCGGCTCATTGCCGGGTTTGAAAAGCCAGATATGGGTCGTATCCTGATCCATGGTCATCCGGTCACTGGGCCGGATGTCTACCTCCCGCCAGAGCGACGACGCGTAGGCATGGTGTTTCAGAACTATGCGCTTTTCCCTCATCTCACAGTAGCTGAAAACGTGGCCTATGGGCTTGATCTAGGCAAGAGGCAATCAGATCACGTGCGCGAGATATTGGCGTTGGTCGGGCTAAGTGGGTTAGAGGAACGCTTCCCACACGAGCTGTCAGGTGGTCAGCAGCAACGCGTGGCGCTCGCCCGTGCCCTCGCTCCGAAGCCAGAGGTGCTGTTGTTGGACGAGCCGTTCTCGAATCTAGATGCCAGACAACGAATTCGGGTGCGCGAGGAGGTTTGGGAGATCTTGAAAACGAGCCAAGTGACGGCCGTGTTCGTCACCCATGATCAAGAGGAAGCCCTGTTTATGGGAGACCGGGTAGCGGTGATGAATCGAGGCCGGCTCGAGCAAGTGGGAACGCCGGAGGAAGTTTATCAGGCGCCGGCCACGCGCTTCATCGCTGAATTCTTCGAACCTTCTGTATTTCTATCGGCTATCGTTGTCTCTAAGGGATTGCAAACGGAGCTAGGAGTACAGCCACAACCAATCCCACTGCCTGTAGGGACTCGGGTAGAGGTATTGGTGCGCCCTGATGACCTTAGATTATGTCCTGATCCGCAGGGAACGGCACGCATTGTCCGCTGCGTTTTCCGAGGAATGGATTACCTTTATTACGTGTTGTTGCCCTCGGGGCGCGTCGTTCCATGTTTGGGACCACACACCGTCCGCTACGACGAGGGCACGCCGGTTAGGGTCGAGTTGACGCCAGGCCACGCCCTCACCTGGTTCACAGATCGAGGGGCGAAGACCTGA
- a CDS encoding iron ABC transporter permease has protein sequence MIVANATVAIARWITRRGRRGRSLFPAVGTASILWLFALAVTAVVLLPIVYLIVRALEAGVTAWALLVQARTWQILGRTLWLALAVTMASALVAIPLAWLTTRTDLPLRQAWVVLLSLPLAIPSYVGAYLVVAALGPRGILQEWLEKLWGITRLPEIYGFPGTLLVLTLLSYPYIFLSVRAMLLQLDPALEEASRSLGRGPWATFRRVILPQLRPALASGGLLVALYTLRDFGAVSIMRYTTFTRAIYIQYQSAFNRSDAALLSLVLVAITLVLLALELQTRGRVQYYRTGAGVARRPPQVRLGRWRWPALLFCSAVVGIALILPAGVLLYWLARGLQAGEQLLPLWRATRNSILVSGIAAVVAVVAALPGVILSARRPSWLSRLLEQLTYIGFALPGIAIALALVFFGIQYARPLYQTLPMLILAYVVLFLPEAVGSVRASLLQVQPSLEEAARSLGRRPLQVFTSITLPLVRPGIAAGAGLVFLTAMKELPATLILGPAGFKTLATSVWSAVSEAFFARAAAPALLLVLASSLPMAFLTLREQERHP, from the coding sequence GTGATTGTAGCTAACGCAACCGTTGCCATCGCGCGTTGGATCACTCGAAGAGGACGACGAGGCCGTTCCCTCTTCCCGGCCGTGGGGACGGCCTCAATCCTCTGGCTTTTTGCCCTTGCCGTGACCGCGGTTGTCCTGCTGCCGATCGTGTATCTGATCGTCAGGGCGCTAGAGGCGGGCGTGACAGCCTGGGCTCTGCTTGTTCAGGCGCGTACCTGGCAAATTCTGGGGCGCACGTTGTGGCTGGCACTGGCCGTGACGATGGCTTCAGCATTGGTAGCGATCCCGTTGGCCTGGCTCACAACGCGCACCGATCTGCCATTGCGCCAGGCTTGGGTGGTGCTGCTCTCCCTGCCCCTGGCCATTCCCAGTTATGTGGGCGCTTACCTGGTGGTCGCTGCGCTGGGGCCACGGGGCATCCTGCAGGAATGGCTAGAGAAGCTCTGGGGTATCACGCGGCTGCCTGAGATCTACGGCTTTCCAGGAACCTTGCTGGTGCTTACGCTGCTGAGTTATCCGTACATCTTTCTGAGCGTGCGGGCGATGCTGTTGCAGCTGGATCCTGCTCTAGAGGAAGCATCGCGCAGCCTGGGACGTGGACCGTGGGCGACGTTCCGGCGTGTGATCTTGCCTCAATTGCGGCCAGCTCTGGCTTCCGGAGGGCTGTTGGTGGCGCTATATACGTTGCGGGACTTCGGCGCCGTCTCGATCATGCGGTATACCACCTTCACGCGGGCCATCTACATTCAGTATCAATCTGCCTTTAACCGCTCCGATGCCGCGCTGCTCTCCCTGGTCTTGGTGGCCATCACCCTCGTCCTTCTAGCGCTAGAGCTTCAGACGCGAGGGCGGGTTCAATATTACCGCACGGGTGCGGGAGTGGCGCGTCGTCCACCCCAAGTGCGTCTGGGGCGATGGCGATGGCCGGCTCTTTTGTTCTGTAGCGCGGTGGTGGGGATAGCTCTGATCTTGCCCGCTGGCGTGCTCCTCTACTGGCTAGCGCGCGGGCTGCAAGCAGGCGAGCAGTTGCTACCCTTGTGGCGGGCCACCCGCAATTCCATCCTGGTGTCGGGCATAGCTGCAGTGGTGGCGGTGGTCGCCGCGCTGCCAGGGGTGATCCTGAGCGCTCGCCGGCCGAGCTGGCTCAGTCGTCTGCTAGAGCAGCTCACCTATATCGGGTTTGCCTTGCCGGGCATCGCCATCGCGCTGGCCTTGGTCTTTTTCGGGATCCAGTATGCGCGGCCTTTGTACCAGACGTTGCCGATGCTGATTCTGGCCTACGTTGTGCTGTTCCTCCCAGAGGCGGTAGGCTCTGTGCGCGCTTCGCTCCTCCAGGTACAACCGAGCCTAGAAGAAGCTGCCCGCAGCTTGGGACGGCGCCCGTTGCAGGTTTTCACCTCTATCACGCTGCCATTGGTGCGGCCGGGGATCGCGGCAGGCGCCGGTTTGGTGTTCTTGACGGCTATGAAAGAGCTGCCTGCAACCCTGATCCTAGGGCCGGCAGGGTTTAAGACGCTGGCTACGTCCGTTTGGTCAGCGGTATCGGAGGCCTTTTTCGCGCGGGCGGCCGCGCCGGCTCTGCTCCTTGTCCTCGCTTCGTCGCTGCCGATGGCATTCCTAACCCTGCGAGAGCAGGAGAGGCACCCATGA
- a CDS encoding iron ABC transporter substrate-binding protein, translating to MRIQIITRRWTLTLGLGLALLLTACVVPVVTTPASSSPQPTVTEVRPTPATAATSQKLVLYSGRSENLVGPIVAQFQEATGIQVEARWGSTAELAATLLEEGERSPADVFFAQDPGGLGAVAKMMTVLPEDILNRVDPRFRDPQGRWVGLSGRARVIVYNTERVNPSELPADIWDFTDPKWKGRIGWAPTNASFQTMVTAMRVVWGEEKTRQWLEGILANEPRTYENNSAIVAAVGAGEVDVGFANHYYLYRFLREQGEGFPARNYFLPGGGPGSLVMVAGAGVLESSTNKETAFKFLRFMLSPVAQQYFATQTFEYPLVEGVSTHPDLPPLGELHAIQIDLADLADLEGTIRLLREVGALP from the coding sequence ATGCGGATTCAGATCATAACCCGGAGATGGACTCTGACCCTAGGGCTAGGGTTGGCGTTGCTATTAACGGCTTGTGTCGTTCCTGTGGTGACGACACCGGCCTCTTCTAGTCCACAACCGACCGTTACTGAGGTGAGACCGACGCCGGCCACAGCGGCAACCTCTCAGAAGCTGGTCCTCTATTCTGGGCGCAGCGAGAACCTCGTCGGGCCTATCGTCGCGCAGTTTCAGGAGGCAACTGGGATTCAGGTAGAGGCTCGCTGGGGCAGTACGGCCGAACTGGCCGCTACGTTGCTCGAAGAAGGGGAACGCTCGCCGGCCGATGTCTTCTTCGCTCAGGATCCGGGCGGGTTGGGAGCCGTTGCGAAGATGATGACCGTCCTCCCTGAGGACATCCTGAATCGGGTGGATCCTCGCTTCCGGGACCCCCAAGGGCGCTGGGTAGGCCTTTCCGGCCGTGCCCGTGTGATCGTGTACAACACGGAACGGGTTAATCCTTCGGAACTGCCCGCTGACATCTGGGATTTTACCGATCCAAAGTGGAAGGGACGTATCGGCTGGGCGCCCACCAACGCTTCGTTCCAGACCATGGTGACCGCCATGCGGGTGGTTTGGGGGGAAGAAAAGACCCGCCAGTGGCTGGAGGGCATCCTGGCCAATGAGCCGAGGACTTACGAGAACAACAGCGCCATCGTCGCGGCCGTCGGCGCGGGCGAGGTTGATGTGGGCTTCGCAAATCATTACTATTTGTATCGTTTCCTCCGGGAGCAAGGGGAAGGCTTTCCGGCTCGCAACTACTTTCTGCCGGGCGGCGGGCCTGGCTCTCTAGTGATGGTGGCGGGGGCGGGCGTGCTGGAGTCATCAACGAACAAGGAAACGGCATTTAAGTTTCTACGCTTTATGCTTTCGCCGGTGGCTCAGCAATACTTCGCCACGCAGACGTTCGAATACCCTCTGGTGGAAGGGGTCAGCACGCACCCTGATCTGCCACCTCTAGGAGAGCTTCACGCGATTCAGATTGACCTAGCAGACCTGGCCGATCTGGAGGGCACCATCCGATTACTGCGCGAGGTAGGGGCTCTGCCGTGA
- a CDS encoding metal-dependent transcriptional regulator: MVISPAMQRYAAEIYRLQEDNAYVSLSLLAEQVDTSLQAASRMIRRLKEADLIVHEPYQGVRLTLKGERLALVGIRRHRLIEVFLVQVMRFGWDEVHDMAEQLELGVNQALEDRIDELTGHPTRCPHGEPIPTRDGVMPRLSDVSLVTLSPGAMGWISRVRTHDPAQLRYLQELGLVPGVGFHLLNQAPFNGPLRLRVGMQELVLGRELAARLWVEPRN; encoded by the coding sequence ATGGTCATCAGTCCTGCGATGCAGCGGTATGCTGCCGAAATCTATCGGCTTCAAGAGGATAATGCCTACGTCTCGCTCTCGCTGCTAGCTGAGCAGGTGGATACGTCTTTACAAGCGGCATCTCGCATGATCCGGCGGCTGAAAGAGGCCGATTTGATCGTTCATGAGCCGTATCAGGGCGTACGGCTTACTCTCAAGGGTGAGCGCCTCGCGCTTGTAGGGATACGGCGCCATCGCCTGATTGAGGTGTTTCTCGTGCAGGTGATGCGCTTCGGCTGGGACGAAGTGCATGACATGGCCGAACAGCTTGAGCTAGGCGTTAATCAGGCGCTGGAGGATCGCATAGATGAGCTGACCGGCCACCCCACTCGCTGCCCTCATGGGGAGCCTATTCCCACTCGCGATGGGGTAATGCCGCGCCTGAGCGATGTAAGCCTGGTTACGCTCTCGCCTGGGGCGATGGGATGGATCAGCCGCGTGCGCACTCACGATCCAGCCCAACTGCGCTATTTGCAAGAGCTGGGGCTGGTGCCGGGAGTTGGTTTCCACCTGCTCAACCAGGCGCCGTTTAATGGCCCATTACGTCTACGCGTGGGCATGCAAGAGCTAGTGTTGGGGCGCGAGCTGGCGGCCAGGCTATGGGTCGAACCTCGAAATTGA
- the rimM gene encoding ribosome maturation factor RimM (Essential for efficient processing of 16S rRNA): MVRARAQPHYLAIGRITAPFGIRGEVKVEIHTGWPERFVQLKRVYVGDAAARVVTATEVESARLHKGHAILKLGLSPDRNAAEALRGRWLFVSREEAMPLGEGEYYLHEIIGLEVWEGDRYLGRVVEILEAKAGANDVYVVRGQRGELLLPAIRQVILHVDLEAGRMEVAVPPGLEPT, from the coding sequence ATGGTGCGCGCTCGAGCACAGCCGCATTATCTGGCCATCGGTCGGATCACAGCGCCCTTTGGCATCCGCGGCGAGGTCAAGGTTGAAATCCACACGGGTTGGCCGGAGCGCTTTGTCCAGCTAAAGCGCGTCTACGTCGGCGACGCGGCAGCCCGTGTGGTAACAGCTACTGAGGTCGAGAGCGCTCGCCTGCACAAGGGGCATGCGATCCTAAAGTTGGGCCTCAGCCCAGATCGCAACGCTGCGGAGGCCCTTCGCGGCCGATGGCTGTTTGTGTCGCGGGAAGAAGCCATGCCCCTTGGAGAAGGGGAATACTATCTTCACGAGATCATAGGCCTAGAAGTATGGGAGGGAGATCGTTATCTGGGGCGTGTAGTAGAGATCTTGGAAGCAAAGGCCGGCGCTAATGACGTATATGTCGTTCGCGGCCAGCGCGGCGAGCTGTTACTGCCAGCCATCCGTCAGGTGATCCTACACGTGGACCTGGAGGCCGGGCGTATGGAGGTGGCTGTGCCGCCCGGTCTAGAGCCGACTTAG
- a CDS encoding glycosyltransferase, which translates to MADFWAIFFSWQGQQTGVVVYLIVVLINTLLNILSLRRLGNHSQLNTWPAVAVLVPARDEEANIHRCLTSLLAQDYPDFEVWVLDDHSSDRTPAILAKLAAFDTRLHVLYGAPLPPGWLGKPWACQQLAEAVPVEVPLLLFVDADTWHHPAMLKTIVAMLEAEGLDLLSILPRQVTITLAEKLTVPIIPWSLFSHFPLALAQRFRWPAFAAAIGQVMLFRREAYQAMGGHAAVRREVAEDMALARLAARCNLRWRLLPAPDHTFCRMYRSAPAAWEGFGKNLYAVFGRHLTLYLFIWSWLGIVFLGPWLMLTGALLMSWPVSMPLAALAIGLAAAVWLLTAWHLQLSIAVVPLYPAIMLTAFLLAFHSLGQALTHQATWKTRQVS; encoded by the coding sequence ATGGCTGATTTCTGGGCCATTTTCTTCTCCTGGCAAGGACAACAGACAGGAGTAGTGGTCTATCTGATCGTCGTCCTGATTAACACACTGCTCAACATCCTCAGCCTACGTCGGCTGGGCAACCACTCCCAGCTCAACACCTGGCCTGCAGTGGCTGTGTTGGTCCCCGCTCGAGACGAGGAGGCCAACATCCACCGTTGCCTGACCTCTCTCCTAGCCCAAGACTATCCTGACTTCGAGGTATGGGTGTTGGACGATCATTCCAGCGATCGCACCCCTGCCATTCTAGCGAAATTGGCCGCGTTTGACACCCGCCTACATGTGCTATACGGAGCGCCGCTCCCGCCGGGTTGGTTAGGCAAGCCTTGGGCCTGCCAACAGTTGGCTGAGGCCGTTCCTGTAGAAGTGCCTCTCTTGCTCTTCGTAGATGCCGACACCTGGCATCATCCAGCTATGCTGAAGACCATAGTGGCTATGTTAGAGGCTGAGGGTTTGGACTTGCTCTCGATCTTGCCTCGGCAGGTCACTATCACCCTAGCCGAGAAACTGACCGTGCCTATTATCCCTTGGAGCCTGTTCAGTCATTTTCCTCTAGCGCTGGCGCAGCGATTTCGTTGGCCGGCCTTTGCCGCAGCCATCGGCCAGGTGATGTTGTTTCGTCGAGAGGCTTACCAGGCCATGGGTGGGCACGCCGCAGTGCGCCGGGAGGTGGCCGAGGACATGGCCCTAGCGCGGCTGGCAGCACGCTGTAACTTGCGCTGGCGGCTGCTGCCCGCCCCAGACCACACTTTCTGTCGCATGTATCGCTCAGCGCCCGCAGCCTGGGAGGGCTTCGGCAAGAACCTATATGCCGTTTTTGGCCGCCACCTGACCCTTTATCTCTTCATCTGGTCATGGCTGGGCATCGTCTTCTTGGGGCCCTGGCTCATGTTGACTGGCGCCTTGCTGATGAGCTGGCCGGTCTCGATGCCTCTGGCAGCGCTAGCCATCGGACTAGCAGCGGCTGTGTGGTTGTTAACCGCCTGGCACTTGCAGCTATCAATTGCAGTTGTGCCCCTCTATCCGGCCATCATGTTAACTGCCTTCCTGCTGGCCTTTCACTCTTTAGGACAGGCGTTAACCCACCAGGCCACATGGAAGACGCGGCAAGTGAGTTGA
- a CDS encoding glycerol-3-phosphate acyltransferase: MISRGGWVLLAFWLGAVPFAVLLGRLSGLGDVRTVGDGNPGATNAWKLGGWRLGLPVLILDFFKGVLPVAVARHAWGWNGNWLVALALAPVLGHAFSPFLLGRGGKGLATTFGVWTGLTLAEGPLVMGCAIVVGLLGLRLRDGWSIALGLLALGADLLLRNWPPVYMLIWALMGGWLLWAYRYDLRLPLRKASDHG, translated from the coding sequence ATGATCTCCCGGGGGGGATGGGTGCTGCTGGCCTTCTGGTTAGGCGCAGTACCGTTCGCTGTGCTATTGGGACGGCTGAGCGGCCTGGGCGATGTGCGCACTGTAGGCGATGGCAACCCTGGCGCAACCAACGCTTGGAAGCTAGGCGGCTGGCGACTGGGCTTGCCCGTGCTCATCTTGGATTTTTTCAAAGGGGTCCTGCCCGTAGCTGTTGCTCGTCATGCCTGGGGCTGGAACGGAAACTGGTTGGTAGCGCTAGCCCTCGCCCCAGTGCTAGGTCATGCTTTCTCACCCTTCCTGCTTGGCCGCGGGGGTAAGGGGCTAGCTACCACTTTTGGTGTTTGGACCGGCTTGACTTTGGCTGAGGGGCCGCTAGTGATGGGCTGTGCTATCGTGGTCGGCCTCCTGGGCTTGCGCCTGCGCGACGGCTGGAGCATTGCTCTGGGTTTGCTCGCCTTGGGGGCCGACCTCCTCCTGCGGAATTGGCCGCCTGTCTACATGCTCATCTGGGCGTTGATGGGGGGGTGGTTACTTTGGGCCTATCGCTACGATCTACGCCTACCTCTGCGTAAAGCATCTGACCATGGCTGA
- a CDS encoding lycopene cyclase domain-containing protein, whose protein sequence is MTYFSFLFQFLLVPLALLALLLERDRRRKLALPAHLHNLPGWAVVLLHVFIAVLYTTPWDNYLVATRVWWYDPTLVSGLTLGWVPIEEYTFFVLQTLLTGLWLLWLGRRLPRADRWSASGRIRLGAVFVAMLLWLPTPILLIGRVAPATYLALILIWALPPMALQLAFGADILWRYRCLVTTVILVPTFYLATADALAIRAGIWTISPEQSLGVHLLGGLPLEEAIFFLVTNTLIGFGITLAMAEESGTRLSSWLRRWRAR, encoded by the coding sequence ATGACCTATTTTAGTTTTCTTTTTCAGTTTCTGCTGGTACCCCTGGCCTTGCTCGCTTTGCTGCTGGAGCGCGATCGACGGCGGAAGCTGGCTTTACCCGCCCATCTGCACAATTTGCCAGGTTGGGCTGTCGTGTTGCTTCACGTGTTCATCGCCGTGCTTTATACTACGCCCTGGGACAACTATCTGGTTGCGACCCGCGTCTGGTGGTATGACCCGACGTTAGTCAGCGGATTGACACTGGGCTGGGTGCCCATCGAGGAGTATACTTTCTTCGTATTGCAAACCTTGCTCACGGGACTGTGGTTGTTATGGCTGGGACGGCGCTTGCCGCGAGCCGATCGATGGAGTGCATCAGGCCGAATCCGTCTAGGAGCCGTATTCGTAGCTATGCTCCTCTGGCTGCCAACTCCCATCTTGCTGATAGGACGTGTTGCGCCGGCCACCTATCTGGCGCTTATCCTGATCTGGGCTTTGCCACCCATGGCCCTACAACTGGCCTTCGGTGCTGATATCCTCTGGCGTTATCGTTGCCTGGTCACAACGGTAATCCTGGTTCCCACCTTTTATCTGGCTACGGCCGATGCTCTAGCTATCCGCGCTGGCATCTGGACGATCAGCCCCGAGCAAAGTTTGGGAGTGCATCTGCTCGGCGGCCTACCCCTGGAGGAGGCGATCTTTTTCCTGGTCACGAATACACTCATCGGTTTTGGAATCACCCTGGCAATGGCCGAGGAAAGCGGAACGCGGCTATCAAGCTGGTTGAGAAGGTGGAGGGCCAGATGA